In Uranotaenia lowii strain MFRU-FL chromosome 2, ASM2978415v1, whole genome shotgun sequence, one genomic interval encodes:
- the LOC129747338 gene encoding cuticle protein 8-like — protein MAFKFVLLATLVAAVSAGVIPQYGYASSHQTVQQHHTPSYHSVAAPVHHVAAVHAAPVHHVAAIHAAPAHHTIVKEVEHHAPANYEFAYSVHDEHTGDIKSQHETRHGDEVHGQYSLLDSDGHHRVVDYHADHHSGFNAVVRREPTHVKVAQPVHKVIAQPVHVAHVAPVAHHQLSHHQIAPVVHATSSHHGLSHYSTGHHY, from the exons ATGGCGTTCAAA TTCGTCCTTTTGGCCACGCTGGTCGCTGCCGTTAGTGCCGGAGTCATCCCACAATACGGATACGCCTCATCGCACCAGACTGTCCAGCAGCATCACACCCCATCTTATCACTCGGTCGCTGCTCCAGTGCACCACGTGGCTGCTGTTCACGCTGCCCCAGTTCATCATGTTGCTGCCATTCATGCCGCTCCAGCCCATCACACCATCGTGAAGGAAGTCGAGCACCACGCCCCGGCCAATTACGAGTTCGCGTACTCTGTCCACGATGAGCACACCGGAGACATCAAGAGCCAACACGAAACCCGCCACGGAGATGAGGTCCATGGACAGTACAGCCTGTTGGATTCCGATGGCCATCATCGTGTTGTCGACTATCATGCCGATCACCATTCCGGATTCAACGCCGTCGTTCGTCGGGAACCAACCCACGTCAAGGTCGCCCAGCCAGTGCACAAGGTCATCGCTCAGCCAGTGCATGTTGCCCATGTTGCTCCAGTTGCCCACCATCAGCTGTCCCATCACCAGATTGCCCCAGTTGTCCACGCCACCAGCAGCCATCATGGGCTGTCCCATTACAGCACCGGACATCATTACTAA